The DNA window AAAGATGTTGAACAAATCGCGCAGGAAATCAAAGGGCGTTTTGACGAATTTAAACAGAAAAACGACCAGCGCATTGAGGCGATAGAGGCCGAGAAGGGCAAACTGGCGGGGCAGGTGGACACCCTGAACGGCAAATTATCCGAGCTGGACAGCCTGAAAACCGCGCTCGAAGAAGAACTGGCCGGACTGAAACGCCCGACCGGGGGCAGCAATAACAAAGCGGCGTCTGAGCACAAAGCCGCCTTTACGCAGTTTATCCGCAAGGGCAAGGAAGACGGGCTGGCGGAACTGGAACAAAAAGCCATGCAAACCACGACCGATCCCGACGGGGGGTATGCGGTGCCGGAAGAGCTGGATCGCAATATCATCACTGCCCTGAAAGATGCGGTGGTGATGCGGGCCGAGTGTCACGTGATACCGGTGGGTAACCCCAATTTTAAACGACTGGTGAATCAGGGGGGCACGAACAGCGGCTGGGTTGGCGAAACCGATGAACGCCCGGAAACGAAAACACCGAAGCTAACGCCCATCGAACCAACATGGGGTGAAATCTACGGCAACCCGGCCGCCACTCAAACCATGCTGGATGATGCCTTTTTCGATGTGGAGGCGTTTATCACGTCAGAACTGACGCAGGAATTTGCGGAGCAGGAGGAAAATGCTTTTACCCACGGTGACGGTAAAAATAAACCGAAAGGCTTGCTGACCTACGGCAGTGATGCGCAGGACGACAACGTCCGCAAATGGGGCACCCTGCAACATTTGTTGCTGAAAAAACCGACCGAGGTCACTGCCGGCGACATCATGCGGCTGATTTACACCCTGCGCAAGCCGTACCGTACCGGGGCGAAGTTCATGATGAACAACAACATGCTGTTTCAGGTGCGCACCCTGAAAGACAGTCAGAACAATTACCTGTGGCAGCCGGGCTTGCAGTCAGGGCAACCCTCGGCGTTGCTGGGCTATGGCATTGCCGAAAATGAGCAGTTTGAGGATTTAGGGGCGGACAAGGTGCCAGTGGCGTTCGGCAACTTCAAGCGTTGCTACACCATTCTGGATCGCATGGGGGTGCGTATATTGCGTGACCCCTACACCCATAAACCGTTCATTCACTTCTACACCACAAAACGGGTGGGGTCGATGCTGGTGGACAGTAACGCCGTGAAACTGCTGAAAGGGGGCACGGCCGGCAAATAAGGCAAAGGGGCGGCGCTGAGGCCGCCTTTTTAATGGGATGAAAACATGCAATTACCTACGATTAAAGAGTTGCGATTGCAGTGTCGGATTGATACCGATGGCGAGGACGCGCTATTGCTGGCGTACCTGGAGGCCGCGAAGGAAAAAGCGGTTAACTACCTGAATCGCAATCTTTACGAAGCGCACGTACCGGAGTCGGACATGGACGGGATGGTCGTCACGCCGCTGATTAAACTGGCCTTAATGCTGGCGGTGGGGTTCTGGTGTGAAACCCGGGACCCCAAACGGCTGCCCCCCGGCTTCAAGGATTTACTGGATGACTACCGTATCAGACCTGTTTAGGAGGAGTCACAATGGATATTGGCCGATTGCGCCATCGTATCACGATCCAGGGGATTCGCAGCCAGCGCACCCCCTCGGGCGGCGTCACCAAAGAACACTACACGGTAGCCACCGTCTGGGCGGAGGCGAAATTTATCAGCGGTCGCGAACTGGTCGCCTCTAACGCGGTTTTATCGGAGAGCATCGTCCGTTTCTGGATACGCTATCGCCGGGATATTGATACCACAATGGAAATTATCTTTCAGGGCAAAACCTACACCATTCAGGCGGTGATGCCCGACAATAAACTCACGTTACTGGAGCTGCTCTGTCAGGAGGGAGTTAAATCATGACGACCGTAGATTTTTCGGCGCTTAAAGAGCTGTCGCGGGATTTAGCATTGCTCAGCAAGGCTGAAAACAACAAAGTTTTGCGCAAGGGCACTTACGCCGGGGCGAAAATCCTGCGCGATGAGACCCGTAACCGCGCGCCCAAACGCACGGGCAAGCTTAAGCGAAATATTATGGCCGCTAACCGTAAAAAACAGCGGGACGGTACGGTCTCTGCGGGAGTGTATGTACGCGGCTCGAACAAATCGGGCACGAACAGTGATACCCGGATGAAGAAAAATGACCCGCGCAATGCCTATTACTGGCGCTTTCTGGAAAAAGGCACCTCCAGAATGGCCGCGAAACCGTTTATCGACCCCGCATTTGACGCAAAAGCGGATGAAGCGGCGGAAGCAGCCTTTCAGGTGGCACTGAACGCGATAGATGAGGTACTGGCGAAATGACCGATGGCGATTTATTCAAATTGTTAGATCCGGTGTTGCCCGGTCAGGTTTTCCCCTATCTCATTCCGCAAACTGAACGCAAACGGGTCTCCGCGTGGTGCGTGTTCTCGACGTACAGCCTTTACACCGATGTGCTGAGTGGTCAGTCCGTGAAAATGACGCGCATTCAGCTGGACGCCTACGCTAGAGCACGCCGAGACAATTTGCAATGACGCGTTTAATGCCGTCAAAACACACCAACCCGTTGAGGTGGCGCGTGAAAACAGCTTCGAACATGATACTGAGCTGTATCGCGCCACCGTTGAATTCAAAATTTATTCCTAATCCCTGTGGGAGATTATCACATGCCAAAATATGAAAAAACGCTGGGGACATCCCTATCAGTGTCCGCCGAGTTCACGACCGACGATACCAGTTCGGCCATTAAATGGGTGGCCATTGACACCTCTGTGAAAGACATAAACTCTATAGATAGAAGGGTGTTGTACGCCCTCATGTTTCTTGTAACTTAATGAAAGTAAAACAATAAGCGTCTATTTATGGTTTTCACTCGTTCTGGTGTTTTCTGGTTGTTGCAGCACCCTGCGTATTGCAATGTGTATTGCAAATTTAAGAAGAGATAACGAATGGCGGTTAACAAACTCAATGATAAAAAACTTAAATCACTACATGGTAAGTCTGCTGATAAACAGCAAATCATTGCTGATGGTAATGGCTTGTCGGTTAGGGTTAGCAAAGCTGGAGCTATCAGCTTTGTCTTTTTTTATCGTTTATATGGAAGAGAAAGCGCGCCTATATGGTTAACATTGGGAAAATACCCAGATTTAAGTTTAAAGGCAGCAAGGGAACAAAGAGATAAATGCCGAGCGTGGTTGGCTGAGGGGAGAGATCCCCGAATACAAATAAAAATAATAAAAGAAGATACGCTAAAACCAGTAACAGTAAAAGATGCGATAGAATATTGGATTGATAACTATGCCATCAATAAACGCAAGGCGGCACTGCGTATTAGGCCGTGTCCCTTAATTATTTAATCGTCTGTAAAAGAGCCGAATGCAACCTAATTTCACCATCGATAAATAGTTTCGGGCTGTTTTTTCGTAACGGGTGGCAATACGCCGATGGCCTTTTAGAAAGCCAAAGCAGCGCTCGACAACATTTCGGTTACGATACGCCTGATTATCAAATTGTGTACGGCCATCCGAACTGCCTTTTTCATTGATTTTATAAGGAATAATACTTTTAACCCGTAATTTGCGCAGATAACCGCGCAGTTTTCCACTCGAATAACCTTTATCGGCCAGCACCGCTTTACCCCGCCGTTTCATAAAGCCATTTTTGCGTTGCACGCCAATGCCATCAAGTAAAGGGATCGCAAATTGACTTTCGTGAACCTGCCCTGCTGTCAGCCGCAGGTTGAGGGGGAAGCCTTTTCCGTCAGTAGCCAGGTGGATTTTGGTGCCATAACCACCGCGTGAGCGACCCAGCGCATGATTGTCAGCGATATCAGAATGTTTTTTTTTCGCCCCAGCCGCATATTTATTGGCGCGAATATGGCTGCCATCCAAACAAATCTCAGACCAGTCAATTAAGTTTTTTTCATCAAGAATGGACAGTAATAAGTTGAATATCTTGTTGATAATGCCTGATTTGGACAACGGTTAAATCGGTTATAAACCGTTTTCCAGGGGCCATAACGTTCAGGTAAATCGCGCCACGGTGCCCCTGAACAGAGGACCCAAAACATTCCGTTCATCACACGGCGGTGTTCAACATGGGGACGTCCTGCCCGCTTTGAATGAGTGGGCGGTAAATACGATTCTATCAATATCCATGCATCATCGGGAATATCGTAACGCGCCATCATCTTTTTCCAGTCATGAACTTAATGAGATGATAATACTATCAATTTATATTAAGGGACACAGCCTAGGATTAAATGGAGCCAGTCGTGCAGAACAAAACAAGCGATCCCTGATGCAACGTTTGAGACTGTTTATCAGAAGGCAGTTGAACGGGATGCCGGATTTGCCGTTACACTGAAATTTGCCCGTTTGATGGGGCTGCGTTCT is part of the Xenorhabdus cabanillasii genome and encodes:
- a CDS encoding phage head closure protein — its product is MDIGRLRHRITIQGIRSQRTPSGGVTKEHYTVATVWAEAKFISGRELVASNAVLSESIVRFWIRYRRDIDTTMEIIFQGKTYTIQAVMPDNKLTLLELLCQEGVKS
- a CDS encoding IS5 family transposase (programmed frameshift) codes for the protein MARYDIPDDAWILIESYLPPTHSKRAGRPHVEHRRVMNGMFWVLCSGAPWRDLPERYGPWKTVYNRFNRLSKSGIINKIFNLLLSILDEKNLIDWSEICLDGSHIRANKYAAGAKKKHSDIADNHALGRSRGGYGTKIHLATDGKGFPLNLRLTAGQVHESQFAIPLLDGIGVQRKNGFMKRRGKAVLADKGYSSGKLRGYLRKLRVKSIIPYKINEKGSSDGRTQFDNQAYRNRNVVERCFGFLKGHRRIATRYEKTARNYLSMVKLGCIRLFYRRLNN
- a CDS encoding HK97-gp10 family putative phage morphogenesis protein produces the protein MTTVDFSALKELSRDLALLSKAENNKVLRKGTYAGAKILRDETRNRAPKRTGKLKRNIMAANRKKQRDGTVSAGVYVRGSNKSGTNSDTRMKKNDPRNAYYWRFLEKGTSRMAAKPFIDPAFDAKADEAAEAAFQVALNAIDEVLAK
- a CDS encoding head-tail connector protein — encoded protein: MQLPTIKELRLQCRIDTDGEDALLLAYLEAAKEKAVNYLNRNLYEAHVPESDMDGMVVTPLIKLALMLAVGFWCETRDPKRLPPGFKDLLDDYRIRPV
- a CDS encoding phage major capsid protein; the encoded protein is MAVELKDVEQIAQEIKGRFDEFKQKNDQRIEAIEAEKGKLAGQVDTLNGKLSELDSLKTALEEELAGLKRPTGGSNNKAASEHKAAFTQFIRKGKEDGLAELEQKAMQTTTDPDGGYAVPEELDRNIITALKDAVVMRAECHVIPVGNPNFKRLVNQGGTNSGWVGETDERPETKTPKLTPIEPTWGEIYGNPAATQTMLDDAFFDVEAFITSELTQEFAEQEENAFTHGDGKNKPKGLLTYGSDAQDDNVRKWGTLQHLLLKKPTEVTAGDIMRLIYTLRKPYRTGAKFMMNNNMLFQVRTLKDSQNNYLWQPGLQSGQPSALLGYGIAENEQFEDLGADKVPVAFGNFKRCYTILDRMGVRILRDPYTHKPFIHFYTTKRVGSMLVDSNAVKLLKGGTAGK